In a single window of the Tachyglossus aculeatus isolate mTacAcu1 chromosome 14, mTacAcu1.pri, whole genome shotgun sequence genome:
- the POLR3H gene encoding DNA-directed RNA polymerase III subunit RPC8 produces the protein MFVLVEMVDTVRIPPWQFERKLNDSIVEELNKKLANKVVYNVGLCICLYDITKLEDAYIFPGDGASHTKVHFRYVVFHPFLDEILIGEIKGCSPEGVHVSLGFFDDILIPPESLQQPAKFDEAEQVWVWEYETEEGAHDLYMDTGEEIRFRVVDENFVDTSPTGPSSAEASASSEEPPKKEAPYTLVGSISEPGLGLLSWWSSN, from the exons ATGTTTGTTCTGGTGGAGATGGTGGACACGGTGCGGATTCCCCCCTGGCAGTTTGAAAGGAAACTCAATGATTCCATTGTGGAGGAGCTCAACAAGAAACTGGCTAACAAG GTTGTGTACAATGTCGGTCTCTGCATCTGTCTGTACGACATCACTAAGCTGGAGGATGCCTACATATTCCCTGGCGATGGCGCATCACATACTAAAG TCCACTTCCGGTATGTGGTGTTCCACCCTTTCTTGGATGAGATTCTGATTGGCGAGATTAAAGGTTGCAGTCCGGAGGGCGTTCACG TGTCTCTAGGGTTCTTCGATGACATCCTCATCCCCCCTGAGTCTCTCCAGCAACCTGCCAAGTT TGATGAGGCGGAGCAGGTGTGGGTGTGGGAATATGAGACGGAAGAAGGCGCCCATGACCTGTACATGGACACTGGCGAGGAAATCCGCTTCCGGGTGGTGGACGAGAACTTCGTGGACACGTCCCCGACGGGCCCCAGTTCAGCGGAGGCCTCGGCGTCCAGCGAGGAGCCCCCCAAGAAGGAGGCACCTTACACCCTTGTG GGATCCATCAGTGAGCCAGGCTTGGGGCTCCTGTCTTGGTGGAGCAGCAATTAG